In Arsenicicoccus sp. oral taxon 190, the following are encoded in one genomic region:
- a CDS encoding DUF402 domain-containing protein yields the protein MDGTRHEGGLALRGGETVAIRFSKWDASPHWAYDGCYLGADEFGHWVRVPVGARIARPGQAFDNEHESVVCLPVETGHVITTNAAPHKIRHYVDVTTAPMWRRVEGVATVAMVDLDLDVVERRTGRTYIDDEDEFADHQVLFGYPPELVTAAEARAHRMLRLVESGAEPFATVAEEWLRRAVAGA from the coding sequence GTGGACGGCACGAGGCATGAGGGGGGCCTCGCCCTGCGGGGCGGGGAGACCGTGGCGATCAGGTTCAGCAAGTGGGACGCGAGCCCGCACTGGGCCTACGACGGCTGCTACCTGGGCGCCGACGAGTTCGGGCACTGGGTGCGGGTGCCGGTGGGGGCGCGCATCGCCCGCCCGGGCCAGGCCTTCGACAACGAGCACGAGAGCGTCGTGTGCCTGCCCGTCGAGACGGGGCACGTCATCACGACCAACGCGGCGCCGCACAAGATCCGCCACTACGTCGACGTGACCACGGCGCCGATGTGGCGCCGGGTCGAGGGCGTCGCGACGGTGGCGATGGTCGACCTGGACCTCGACGTCGTCGAGCGCCGGACGGGGCGCACCTACATCGACGACGAGGACGAGTTCGCCGACCACCAGGTGCTCTTCGGCTACCCGCCCGAGCTGGTCACCGCCGCCGAGGCGCGGGCCCACCGGATGCTGCGGCTCGTCGAGTCGGGCGCCGAGCCGTTCGCCACCGTGGCGGAGGAGTGGTTGCGCCGCGCGGTCGCGGGCGCCTGA
- a CDS encoding TetR/AcrR family transcriptional regulator, protein MSDRRHEVLEAALQLLAGGGTKALTHRAIDRELRIPLGSTANYYPTRRALEEAILEELERRDAVAYARIDGGAVTTERGAAARRMAKFIRMVVEEPLAVPTRARLALGVGGVDTRARHASLFPGLVTLLRRMGVAEPVEVARAVSAYLDGLALHHLTLGVPLDEDEITRTLSRMIDA, encoded by the coding sequence ATGTCCGACCGCCGTCACGAGGTCCTCGAGGCGGCCCTGCAGCTGCTCGCCGGGGGTGGGACCAAGGCGCTGACCCATCGGGCCATCGACCGCGAGCTGCGAATCCCGTTGGGCAGCACCGCCAACTACTACCCGACCCGGCGCGCCCTGGAGGAGGCCATCCTGGAGGAGCTGGAGCGTCGGGACGCCGTCGCCTACGCCCGGATCGACGGCGGGGCGGTGACCACCGAGCGGGGAGCGGCCGCCCGCCGTATGGCGAAGTTCATCCGGATGGTCGTGGAGGAGCCGCTCGCCGTGCCCACCCGAGCACGCCTCGCGCTCGGGGTGGGCGGGGTGGACACCCGGGCACGCCACGCGAGCCTCTTCCCCGGGTTGGTGACCCTGCTGCGCCGGATGGGAGTGGCTGAACCGGTCGAGGTGGCACGGGCCGTGTCCGCCTACCTCGACGGGCTGGCGCTGCACCACCTGACCCTCGGCGTCCCCCTCGACGAGGACGAGATCACCCGCACCCTCTCCCGGATGATCGACGCGTAG
- a CDS encoding CsbD family protein: MGLDDKLDNNAQNASGKIKEAAGKATGDEEMQAEGKGDQMGANLKQAGEKVKDAFKN, encoded by the coding sequence ATGGGACTCGACGACAAGCTCGACAACAACGCGCAGAACGCCTCCGGCAAGATCAAGGAGGCCGCCGGCAAGGCGACCGGCGACGAGGAGATGCAGGCCGAGGGCAAGGGCGACCAGATGGGCGCCAACCTCAAGCAGGCCGGCGAGAAGGTCAAGGACGCCTTCAAGAACTGA
- a CDS encoding ABC transporter permease — translation MTRDGALTGTGLLARALLRRTRVFWTIWILALVSVFPATAAAYRTTVPTGPAGEEMARTLSGNPTMRAILGPPFDLLHVGPFVMWRVGTFMVTLAAIMAVLGTIRATRAEEEDGRLELIRSGAVGRHAPLAAAVVVGLGACALLGLVAGASMAGPSGDARGSVALGLGIALGAAVWVGVAAVAAQVVESARGARALALGAVGAAYGLRALGDGSEPAVPALQWLSPLDWPALARPYAGERWPVHLLPLAVTVVLLVAAFALEARRDHGAGLRAARLGPADASPRLRGAGSLAWRLDRTSVVTWCLGLLLFAYGMGTLAGGLGDLLRDNPEVAERFRRMGAGAQDLQDAFYVAMTGILVPIVALLGLQLVGVLRREEERGHAEQLLATATSRTRLLASHVVIAGTVVTVVMLGVGVAMALPQVLAGSGAGLVGSLVGGTAAQLPGILLVIALATAIHGWAPRLGVLAWVVVGWSLAMSWLGEVMGLPESLVRMTPFARLPRLPAEPLTWGPILVTLAVTVALLALGLVGYRRRDITPG, via the coding sequence ATGACGCGCGACGGCGCCCTCACCGGCACCGGCCTGCTGGCGCGGGCGCTGCTGCGCCGCACCCGGGTCTTCTGGACGATCTGGATCCTCGCGCTGGTCTCGGTCTTCCCCGCCACCGCCGCGGCCTACCGCACCACCGTCCCGACCGGCCCGGCCGGGGAGGAGATGGCCCGCACCCTCAGCGGCAACCCCACCATGCGCGCGATCCTCGGTCCGCCCTTCGACCTGCTCCACGTCGGGCCCTTCGTGATGTGGCGGGTCGGGACCTTCATGGTCACGCTGGCCGCGATCATGGCGGTCCTCGGGACCATCCGGGCCACGCGCGCCGAGGAGGAGGACGGCAGGCTGGAGCTGATCCGCTCGGGGGCCGTGGGCCGGCACGCCCCGCTCGCGGCCGCCGTCGTCGTCGGCCTGGGGGCCTGCGCGCTGCTCGGGCTGGTGGCCGGGGCATCCATGGCCGGACCGAGCGGGGACGCCCGCGGCTCGGTGGCGCTCGGCCTCGGCATCGCCCTCGGGGCGGCCGTCTGGGTGGGCGTCGCGGCGGTGGCCGCGCAGGTGGTCGAGTCGGCGCGCGGCGCCCGGGCCCTCGCGCTGGGGGCGGTGGGCGCGGCATACGGCCTGCGGGCGCTGGGAGACGGCTCCGAGCCGGCGGTGCCGGCCCTGCAGTGGCTCTCGCCGCTGGACTGGCCGGCCCTGGCGCGGCCGTATGCCGGGGAGCGCTGGCCCGTCCACCTGCTGCCGCTCGCCGTCACCGTGGTGCTGCTGGTTGCGGCGTTCGCGCTGGAGGCGCGACGGGACCACGGTGCGGGGCTGCGCGCGGCCCGGCTGGGACCGGCCGACGCCTCGCCGCGGCTGCGCGGCGCGGGGAGCCTCGCGTGGCGGCTGGACCGCACCTCCGTCGTGACGTGGTGCCTCGGCCTGCTGCTCTTCGCCTACGGCATGGGCACGCTCGCGGGCGGGCTCGGCGACCTGCTGCGCGACAACCCGGAGGTCGCCGAGCGGTTCCGGCGGATGGGCGCGGGGGCACAGGACCTGCAGGACGCGTTCTACGTCGCGATGACCGGGATCCTGGTGCCGATCGTGGCGCTGCTGGGGCTGCAGCTGGTGGGGGTGCTGCGGCGGGAGGAGGAGCGCGGCCACGCGGAGCAGCTGCTCGCGACCGCGACCTCTCGCACCCGCCTGCTGGCGAGCCACGTCGTGATCGCTGGCACGGTGGTCACGGTGGTGATGCTCGGCGTCGGGGTCGCCATGGCGCTGCCGCAGGTCCTCGCCGGCTCCGGGGCCGGGCTCGTGGGATCGCTGGTGGGCGGCACCGCCGCGCAGCTGCCGGGGATCCTGCTGGTCATCGCCCTCGCGACGGCGATCCACGGCTGGGCGCCGCGCCTGGGGGTGCTGGCCTGGGTCGTCGTCGGCTGGTCGCTCGCCATGTCCTGGCTCGGCGAGGTGATGGGCCTGCCCGAGTCGTTGGTCCGTATGACGCCCTTCGCCCGGCTCCCCCGGCTGCCGGCCGAGCCGCTGACCTGGGGCCCGATCCTGGTGACGCTGGCGGTCACGGTGGCGCTGCTGGCGCTGGGCCTCGTCGGCTACCGGCGGCGCGACATCACGCCGGGCTGA
- a CDS encoding CueP family metal-binding protein translates to MKRRTSSLVLAGLLAVGACSGGSGGSGDSAGGAGPSSAGATASVAPTDAQASGSATADFLQRNGLAGKDVKTVVSELDRTQDDKARGLQGSVRQGELQLTDSSGAKATLPIPADSFYLSMAPYVSRTHSCFYHHLTGCQGELADAPMAVTITDSSGRRLVDQQVRTYDNGFVGFWLPRGVSGTIHVTYADKAVTAPFTTGPQAPTCVATLQLT, encoded by the coding sequence ATGAAGCGCCGCACGTCGTCCCTCGTCCTCGCCGGTCTGCTCGCCGTCGGCGCCTGCAGCGGAGGCAGCGGCGGCAGCGGGGACAGTGCCGGCGGGGCGGGTCCCTCCAGCGCCGGTGCGACCGCGTCTGTGGCGCCCACCGATGCCCAAGCGAGCGGGTCCGCGACCGCGGACTTCCTGCAGCGCAACGGCCTCGCCGGCAAGGACGTCAAGACCGTCGTCAGCGAGCTGGACCGCACCCAGGACGACAAGGCCCGGGGCCTGCAGGGCTCGGTGCGCCAGGGCGAGCTGCAGCTCACGGACTCCAGCGGCGCCAAGGCGACCCTGCCCATCCCCGCCGACTCGTTCTACCTGTCGATGGCGCCCTACGTCTCCAGGACGCACAGCTGCTTCTACCACCACCTGACCGGCTGCCAGGGAGAGCTGGCGGACGCGCCGATGGCGGTCACGATCACCGACTCGTCCGGTCGCCGGCTCGTCGACCAGCAGGTGCGGACCTACGACAACGGTTTCGTGGGTTTCTGGCTGCCGCGGGGCGTCAGCGGGACCATCCACGTCACGTATGCCGACAAGGCGGTCACCGCCCCCTTCACCACCGGCCCTCAGGCGCCGACCTGCGTGGCGACGCTGCAGCTCACCTGA
- a CDS encoding ABC transporter ATP-binding protein codes for MPIDHGAPEAAIEIRDLTKRFGATTALDRLTMTVRRGEVHGFLGPNGAGKSTTIRVLLGLLRPDAGTARVLDLDPWADAPRLHRRLAYVPGDVSLWPGLSGGEAIDLLGRARGGLDPRRRAELLERFELDPRKRCRTYSKGNRQKVALVAALASDVELLLLDEPTSGLDPLMERVFTDEIRDERQRGRTVLLSSHILSEVEALCDHVSIIKAGSIVESGTLADLRHLTRTQVTAVLEHPGALDLSALPGVHDLAVTGERVTCQVDDHALAPLLTELSRHGVRALTSTPPTLEELFLRHYEGEQR; via the coding sequence ATGCCGATCGACCACGGCGCGCCCGAGGCCGCCATCGAGATCCGCGACCTGACCAAGAGGTTCGGCGCGACGACCGCGCTGGACCGCCTCACCATGACGGTCCGGCGCGGGGAGGTGCATGGATTCCTCGGACCCAACGGCGCCGGGAAGTCCACCACGATTCGGGTGCTGCTCGGCCTGCTGCGCCCGGACGCCGGGACCGCCCGGGTGCTCGACCTCGACCCGTGGGCCGACGCGCCACGGCTCCACCGACGGCTCGCCTACGTCCCCGGCGACGTCAGCCTGTGGCCCGGGCTGTCCGGAGGGGAGGCGATCGACCTGCTGGGCCGGGCCCGCGGCGGCCTGGACCCGCGGCGCAGGGCGGAGCTGCTGGAGCGCTTCGAGCTGGACCCGCGCAAGCGCTGCCGCACCTACTCCAAGGGCAACCGGCAGAAGGTCGCCCTCGTCGCCGCGCTTGCCTCCGACGTCGAGCTGCTGCTGCTCGACGAACCCACCAGCGGGCTGGACCCGCTCATGGAGCGCGTCTTCACCGACGAGATCCGCGACGAGCGACAGCGTGGCCGGACGGTCCTGCTGTCGAGCCACATCCTGTCCGAGGTCGAGGCGCTGTGCGACCACGTCAGCATCATCAAGGCCGGCAGCATCGTCGAGTCCGGCACCCTGGCCGACCTGCGCCACCTGACCCGGACCCAGGTCACCGCCGTGCTGGAGCACCCGGGGGCGCTCGACCTGTCGGCCCTGCCCGGGGTCCACGACCTCGCGGTCACCGGCGAGCGCGTCACCTGCCAGGTCGACGACCACGCCCTGGCGCCGCTGCTCACCGAGCTCAGCCGCCACGGGGTGCGCGCCCTGACCAGCACGCCGCCCACGCTGGAGGAGCTCTTCCTGCGTCACTACGAGGGGGAGCAGCGATGA
- a CDS encoding GbsR/MarR family transcriptional regulator, protein MSSEDADRHAFVDRMGDLGAASGMPRMASRLLAHLFTVDEARATAAELGEALEASPAAISGAVRYLESLELVRRTRERGSRRDVFVLEQHVWSEFMLRSLDVVRVWGTVFGQGAGAVPGGPARDRLAENAAFFDFLGDELDASLHRWRQQGSDRDAERRDRDDQRGDQDGQRGSASI, encoded by the coding sequence ATGAGCTCCGAGGACGCCGACCGCCACGCCTTCGTCGACCGCATGGGCGACCTGGGCGCCGCGAGCGGCATGCCTCGTATGGCGTCCCGCCTGCTGGCCCACCTCTTCACCGTCGACGAGGCGCGCGCCACGGCGGCCGAGCTGGGTGAGGCGCTCGAGGCCAGCCCCGCCGCGATCTCGGGGGCGGTGCGCTACCTGGAGTCGCTGGAGCTCGTGCGCCGGACCCGGGAGCGGGGCAGCCGCCGCGACGTCTTCGTGCTGGAGCAGCACGTGTGGTCGGAGTTCATGCTGCGCAGCCTGGACGTCGTGCGGGTGTGGGGCACGGTCTTCGGGCAGGGGGCGGGGGCCGTCCCGGGCGGGCCGGCGCGCGACCGGCTGGCCGAGAACGCCGCCTTCTTCGACTTCCTGGGCGACGAGCTGGACGCGTCCCTGCACCGGTGGCGCCAGCAGGGGAGCGACCGGGACGCGGAGCGTCGCGACCGGGACGACCAGCGCGGCGACCAGGACGGTCAGCGCGGGTCGGCCTCGATCTGA
- a CDS encoding DoxX family protein: MFHPLKAVGRLLLGSLFVGGGLNQLTGDPTHLVGLVDEATQRYGLEGLPQSADLVRLNGVLMVAGGAALGLGIAPRRTALMLAALLQPTNVVGHAFWAIDDPRRAFVERNHFMSNVAITGGLLLAASD, from the coding sequence ATGTTCCACCCCCTCAAGGCTGTCGGCCGGCTGCTGCTCGGTTCCCTCTTCGTCGGAGGGGGGCTCAACCAGCTCACCGGCGACCCGACCCACCTGGTCGGGCTCGTCGACGAGGCCACGCAGCGCTACGGCCTCGAGGGGCTCCCGCAGTCCGCCGACCTGGTCCGGCTCAACGGCGTGCTGATGGTCGCCGGTGGAGCCGCCCTCGGCCTGGGCATCGCGCCCCGCCGCACCGCCCTGATGCTCGCCGCCCTGCTGCAACCGACCAACGTCGTGGGGCACGCCTTCTGGGCGATCGACGACCCGCGGCGCGCCTTCGTCGAGCGCAACCACTTCATGTCCAACGTCGCGATCACCGGTGGGCTGCTGCTGGCCGCGTCCGACTAG
- a CDS encoding YsnF/AvaK domain-containing protein, which produces MRDHTTAQDDREPGTAHLGRRGEEGGTVTRHEEQLWVETRPVISGGVRLSKRVVTEERTVTVRREELVVEELGPDELAAGGTDQGNPAKDAALDASLPHRPRGGSDNGAGGSDSDRDSDNGIEIILHEERIVTQVVPIERVRVHVDRVTRHEVVEADLAKEVVTVEQTGPDDVDSEDVGHA; this is translated from the coding sequence ATGCGTGACCACACCACGGCACAGGACGACCGGGAGCCCGGGACGGCACACCTCGGCCGACGGGGCGAGGAGGGCGGCACCGTCACCCGCCACGAGGAGCAGCTCTGGGTCGAGACCCGGCCCGTGATCAGCGGCGGCGTCCGGCTGTCCAAGCGGGTCGTCACCGAGGAGCGCACCGTGACCGTGCGGCGCGAGGAGCTGGTCGTCGAGGAGCTCGGCCCGGACGAGCTCGCCGCCGGCGGCACCGACCAGGGCAACCCCGCCAAGGACGCCGCGCTCGACGCGAGCCTGCCCCACCGCCCCCGCGGCGGCAGCGACAACGGGGCCGGCGGCAGCGACAGTGACAGGGACAGTGATAACGGGATCGAGATCATCCTCCACGAGGAGCGGATCGTCACCCAGGTGGTGCCGATCGAGCGGGTCCGCGTGCACGTCGACCGAGTCACGCGCCACGAGGTGGTCGAGGCCGACCTCGCCAAGGAGGTCGTCACGGTCGAGCAGACCGGGCCGGACGACGTGGACTCCGAGGACGTGGGCCACGCCTGA
- a CDS encoding quinone-dependent dihydroorotate dehydrogenase encodes MSLLDRSYDHLLRPTLYALSGGDAETVHHRTLGALARLDRRPGLLSPLAARTRTDDPVTVAGVRFPNRVGLAAGMDKDGRALSVWPALGFGFVEVGTVTRHPQPGNDRPRLFTLAASDAVINRMGFNNDGADALADRLDRRRPAGTLGISIGKSKVTPLPDAVADYRYSFGRLAGHADYVALNVSSPNTPGLRALQDEGALREILSALVADSAAMTRQVPIWVKVAPDLTDHALAQLLAVCLEEGVAGIIATNTTVGRSGLAQADLGRASEAGGLSGAPLRRRALEVVALVHRETGGALPVMGVGGIRTPDDARAMLAAGASLVQVYSAFALHGPGVVPAIARSLRTAQG; translated from the coding sequence GTGTCCCTCCTCGACCGGTCCTACGACCACCTGCTGCGTCCGACCCTGTACGCCCTCTCGGGCGGTGACGCCGAGACCGTCCACCACCGCACGCTGGGCGCGCTGGCGCGGCTGGACCGCCGCCCGGGGCTGCTCTCGCCGCTGGCCGCCCGCACCCGCACCGACGACCCGGTGACCGTGGCGGGCGTCCGCTTCCCGAACCGGGTGGGCCTCGCGGCCGGCATGGACAAGGACGGCCGGGCGCTGTCGGTGTGGCCGGCGCTCGGGTTCGGCTTCGTCGAGGTGGGGACCGTCACCCGGCACCCCCAGCCGGGCAACGACCGGCCCCGGCTCTTCACCCTGGCCGCCTCCGACGCCGTGATCAACCGGATGGGCTTCAACAACGACGGAGCCGACGCCCTCGCCGACCGGCTCGACCGGCGTCGCCCGGCCGGCACCCTCGGCATCAGCATCGGCAAGTCCAAGGTGACGCCGCTCCCGGACGCGGTGGCGGACTACCGCTACTCGTTCGGGCGACTGGCGGGCCACGCCGACTACGTCGCCCTCAACGTCTCCTCGCCCAACACGCCGGGGCTGCGGGCGCTGCAGGACGAGGGCGCGCTGCGGGAGATCCTGTCGGCGCTCGTCGCGGACAGCGCCGCCATGACCCGGCAGGTGCCGATCTGGGTCAAGGTGGCTCCGGACCTGACGGACCATGCGCTCGCGCAGCTCCTCGCCGTCTGCCTCGAGGAGGGGGTGGCGGGGATCATCGCGACCAACACCACCGTAGGGCGGTCTGGGCTCGCACAGGCCGACCTCGGCCGGGCGTCGGAGGCGGGGGGACTGTCGGGGGCGCCGCTGCGACGCCGGGCGCTGGAGGTGGTCGCCCTGGTGCATCGCGAGACGGGGGGCGCGCTGCCGGTGATGGGCGTCGGCGGCATACGCACCCCCGACGACGCCCGCGCCATGCTGGCCGCCGGGGCGTCCTTGGTGCAGGTCTACTCGGCATTCGCGCTGCACGGCCCGGGCGTGGTGCCGGCGATCGCGCGCTCGCTGCGGACGGCTCAGGGGTAG
- a CDS encoding GGDEF domain-containing protein → MTSDEPPPALLERLWSQRYARPEALESGLPLVGDCPERMVFEAFIAWREQQLDEVLGITEPLLGAGLLGPRWASRARNVQAAALLDLGLVEQAATAHLDELELAKEADDAVALAAATHDMGGVYQYADPERAAQQYLEAIALARDFRTGASPEDTRESCAIEAVAILNLHDLQVGQGLPLAPDVPGLAAAESLALRGWPELACMIRAVRVLERLDVGDVRGATELAAALPDAASMRDVTIAARVVRAQARLGALHGRHEQGRAMLTAFIERLPDGYQIELLGDLDRLLADAGHLQEALDVARHRAEVIMRCHAGEARAAVRALEVWHRTRSAERQAQEAAAQAASLRDAMDELRRHQARLRELTTRDALTGLSNRAHLWDSVERLAGPGSQLAVIDVDGFKGVNDSQGHAAGDAVLRRLAAALRAACSPTDLCARYGGDEFVVLRGPDDPSDLATDLRGLTRLAAGRDGHEVHASIGVTRITDEGFQDALDRADRLMYLAKRSGGAQIEADPR, encoded by the coding sequence ATGACGTCCGACGAGCCCCCGCCGGCTCTGCTGGAGCGGCTGTGGTCGCAGCGCTACGCCCGGCCCGAGGCGCTGGAGTCCGGCCTCCCCCTGGTGGGGGACTGCCCCGAGCGCATGGTCTTCGAGGCCTTCATCGCGTGGCGCGAGCAGCAGCTCGACGAGGTGCTGGGCATCACCGAGCCGCTGCTCGGGGCGGGGTTGCTCGGGCCGCGCTGGGCCTCCCGTGCCCGCAACGTCCAGGCGGCCGCGCTGCTGGACCTGGGGCTGGTGGAGCAGGCCGCGACGGCGCACCTGGACGAGCTGGAGCTGGCCAAGGAGGCCGACGACGCCGTGGCGCTGGCCGCCGCCACCCACGACATGGGCGGGGTCTATCAGTATGCCGACCCCGAGCGCGCGGCCCAGCAGTACCTCGAGGCCATCGCCCTGGCCCGGGACTTCCGCACCGGCGCGTCGCCGGAGGACACCCGCGAGTCGTGCGCGATCGAGGCCGTCGCGATCCTCAACCTGCACGACCTGCAGGTGGGGCAGGGCCTGCCCCTGGCCCCGGACGTGCCCGGGCTGGCTGCGGCCGAGTCGTTGGCGCTGCGGGGCTGGCCCGAGCTGGCCTGCATGATCCGGGCCGTGCGGGTCCTCGAGCGGCTCGACGTCGGGGACGTGCGCGGGGCGACGGAGCTCGCCGCCGCGCTGCCCGACGCCGCCTCGATGCGGGACGTCACCATCGCCGCGCGCGTCGTCCGGGCCCAGGCGCGGCTCGGGGCGCTGCACGGCCGGCACGAGCAGGGCCGCGCGATGCTGACCGCCTTCATCGAGCGACTGCCCGACGGCTACCAGATCGAGCTGCTCGGCGACCTGGACCGGCTGCTCGCGGACGCGGGCCACCTGCAGGAGGCTCTCGACGTGGCCCGGCACCGCGCCGAGGTGATCATGCGCTGCCACGCCGGGGAGGCCCGGGCCGCGGTGCGGGCCCTGGAGGTCTGGCACCGGACCCGCAGCGCCGAGCGCCAGGCGCAGGAGGCCGCCGCGCAGGCCGCGTCGCTGCGCGACGCCATGGACGAGCTGCGCCGCCACCAGGCCCGGCTGCGCGAGCTCACCACGCGGGACGCCCTGACCGGGCTGTCCAACCGCGCCCACCTGTGGGACAGCGTCGAGCGTCTGGCCGGCCCCGGCAGCCAGCTGGCCGTGATCGACGTCGACGGCTTCAAGGGCGTCAACGACAGCCAGGGGCACGCGGCCGGGGACGCGGTGCTGCGACGGCTCGCCGCCGCGCTGCGCGCCGCCTGCTCCCCGACCGACCTGTGCGCGCGGTACGGCGGCGACGAGTTCGTGGTCCTGCGCGGGCCCGACGACCCCTCCGACCTGGCCACCGACCTGCGGGGGCTGACCCGCCTGGCTGCCGGACGGGACGGCCACGAGGTGCACGCCAGCATCGGCGTCACCCGGATCACCGACGAGGGCTTCCAGGACGCGCTGGACCGCGCCGACCGGCTGATGTACCTCGCCAAGCGCAGCGGCGGCGCTCAGATCGAGGCCGACCCGCGCTGA